The following coding sequences are from one Anguilla rostrata isolate EN2019 chromosome 16, ASM1855537v3, whole genome shotgun sequence window:
- the LOC135241965 gene encoding protein unc-13 homolog B-like, which translates to MYLLCIKVKRARLHGPPDKFNVYVIMKVQNLKSTTPARRGNEPLWEQDYMFEIKDIDKGLCVEVWDKGLLLDTLLGSSWVPLSSMECRTEGGPGQWWPLHGDIVMEGNEICGAKNPTGHEILLDIYYELPTEIPDEEAHFLIQRLKALYIEQGELKESEEEQDCTKDTDDNGDATGDTALCSPIADAWEQQGSEYCREYSPTSPCAVGLPGHSPHRTESPMLGHSPHRTESPMLGPVSADSSSRSLEHVDLAVSHRSEAEACSTSSWAPSSHLSPESLVPLDLTDR; encoded by the exons ATAAATTTAATGTGTATGTGATCATGAAAGTCCAGAATTTGAAGAGCACCACACCAGCCCGAAGAGGTAATGAACCATTGTGGGAGCAAGACTACATGTT TGAAATCAAAGATATAGATAAGGGTctctgtgtggaggtgtgggaCAAAGGGTTGCTGTTGGACACACTCCTGGGGTCATCGTGGGTCCCATTGAGCAGTATGGAATGCAGAACAGAG GGTGGGCCAGGACAATGGTGGCCTTTACATGGAGACATTGTCATGGAGGGAAATGAAATTTGTGGCGCCAAAAATCCCACTGGACATGAGATCCTGTTAGACATCTACTATGAACTTCCAACAG aaatcCCAGATGAAGAAGCTCATTTTCTAATACAAAGGCTTAAAGCTTTATACATAGAGCAAGGTGAACTTAAG GAATCTGAGGAGGAGCAAGACTGCACCAAAGACACCGATGACAATGGAGATGCCACTGGGGACACCGCTTTATGTT CCCCCATTGCGGATGCCTGGGAGCAGCAGGGCAGTGAGTACTGCAGGGAATACAGCCCCACGTCCCCCTGTGCGGTGGGCCTCCCCGGGCACAGTCCTCACCGCACAGAGTCACCCATGCTGGGGCACAGTCCCCACCGCACAGAGTCACCCATGCTGGGGCCAGTCAGcgcagacagcagcagcag GAGCCTGGAGCATGTCGACCTGGCCGTCAGCCACAGGAGTGAAGCGGAGGCCTGCTCTACCAGCAGCTGGGCACCCAGCTCACACCTGTCTCCAGAGAGTCTGGTTCCTCTCGacctgacagacaggtga